One Halichondria panicea chromosome 3, odHalPani1.1, whole genome shotgun sequence genomic region harbors:
- the LOC135334027 gene encoding uncharacterized protein LOC135334027, whose translation MVPANGGQSLADLLRSLIQDEGSAQLMQTAIVESIDGRAQSFSLNIVGCDTISSTVRSKLSHYLEEVFPGRGVTISCAAGVLSGGVTYTRWGHNACPSVSGTQMLYTGRMSGAFYNQKGGGANFLCLPNNPEYHTLNTNLPQLYSKIYGTEYSAPIVGSHNHNVPCAVCHATTRAAKVMIPAKTSCPPNWTREYYGYLQSEANLGDRERTEFVCVDKDQVSLYGSQSPPLPQAFSPEG comes from the exons ATGGTCCCAGCCAATGGTGGCCAGTCGCTAGCTGACCTCCTCCGCTCCTTAATCCAAGACGAGGGGAGTGCTCAGTTGATGCAGACAGCCATCGTGGAGAGCATCGATGGCCGTGCACAAAGCTTCAGTCTAAACATTGTTGGCTGTGACACCATCAGCAGTACAGTTCGTAGTAAACTGAGCCACTATCTGGAGGAAGTGTTTCCCGGTAGAGGCGTCACCATCTCATGTGCAGCAG GTGTTCTCTCCGGAGGGGTGACATACACGAGGTGGGGCCACAATGCTTGTCCAAGTGTGTCTGGTACACAGATGCTGTACACTGGGAGAATGAGCGGAGCATTTTATAATCAAAAAGGAGGTGGAGCCAACTTTCTCTGTCTTCCAAACAACCCAGAGTACCACACCCTCAACACAAATCTCCCACAATTATACTCCAAGATTTATGGCACAGAATACTCAGCTCCAATTGTTGGTAGTCACAATCACAATGTACCATGTGCTGTTTGCCATGCTACGACGAGAGCAGCTAAAGTGATGATTCCTGCTAAGACCAGCTGCCCTCCAAACTGGACAAGAGAGTACTACGGCTATCTACAGAGTGAGGCTAATCTCGGAGACCGTGAACGCACTGAGTTTGTTTGTGTGGATAAAGATCAAGTCTCTCTTTATGGATCACAGAGCCCTCCATTGCCTCAGGCGTTCTCTCCGGAGGGGTGA
- the LOC135334011 gene encoding rootletin-like, whose amino-acid sequence MLSSRRKTMSATNILHHGCTDPQVERLIEKLEETCERVSRDQAISVMSKDPTGTGATYIPMRIREIVKETLSSVRREDNSLVRENVLLQKELQRAKTENKELGTKNNIEPLEQEVGELKAHNANLRKTLEEKDANYSLHLRAYQDGKQEQEAIIQTLQSQVEEYEFQCNELTIELESLPQKVGPTELEHSGRSLEDELVRIRNDSQICAENHRKELKKTADKLEEQQKKVAKLAVSNQTLRQQLEESQDTNSRLSEDVEQLTVGWRESQERLKGREEQWKSSLKRENLSSLTSHQLSLVLARREASQLKKTISALGTSVKRDLSITQRELALGCNQLKAFIQEETGKLSQDNDRLAASLEAKQQKCCELANELAELKIDYEVLSAKHELTRAELKKKVQKANTSLTDTQSSCLQQIKAIGSLEASNTDLATKRAHLDHMLHDAQLSNSSLEREVKVLKSGITEMVQLLSGPPSHSKPGRVISGKGRQQDPAMVPEVKLFDTPYDVDRVREWGVGVVRHEVTSRDNTIQLLKSELATVQLTVDEQAKRMSELEEEIGAHSSTGKVTRRELDTCNELLAELNKNKLELETQLEQAISQRKGLERQFEQSSARVDALVHDKDKTGTNTSSLEEANRRLRFEVEQAKQELQLVQIDLTNKQNGTRMLELQLKNVEKEAEQLRDRIAQLEAIKLGQEKEMAEQVLSIDTLKMEKSTLQRELKHSQESEATSVGTLYEVQAVNKELEQEKRQLVKSLQKVTDKRVKLDEENVYLEKMKMSNEDELEKLKDEHSYLSEQVDDLDKSLGETESSRMSVQQERDQLKHEVAVLNDSVGKCKQALAEVQIQRGKLHNRIAVMAKEKGDLITGKVELSAQVVKLQENFQMSKERIASLHIIKDRLESKVNDLEKKLENSEISVRSLEEEKFLLQQEKHDLQVQKDELAQDKDEEISMLIKQTNIEVQHEKMLSKTQGATLQSALQTQTDASQREISTLKQTHADEVSSLVQQHDELVGQMREELVVFAKVHDAEMVRYQKDKETAASRSDKERELNNDRVTKLQKMLDDKSDEMVQQQRQSNNMAKEQRAQLDVSSLNANRLETELVASEKRLWDLQNKLDEVTKKANEQIESLKSELDIVSRTLTKLEASNDDAQMTIKGLENQNAALERQGLDTQRQLDATFEEKEQLATQCHSLERRLQSMNIELSGLNETARNLQDQLSRTDDDLAAASKDATSTHQTLSCIEQAHSKLVSEHVLLQSSLTSSEKDNTRLNIDLKNARDKMDELTKAKDALTGKLSELENKYKISTEKCQLKEDEVTSIRQRATNLEKEKYKLLCDFSKVKDETKMQGKRDEAKISENELTISNLKSLKDNLEDELSSLLTALETSQANGLDKDTKLTSISEQASTLSSQLEQSDSQLQDIQQRHAQILGVLEGTLGVKPSDNSDVFSPSAPTTTVSFSLATSRPESGFGDSISSPLQSLGDSFDEDDHSAVPSKLSSTKIDPTMIRDAILELQKKVMVAERTKHEALASAAKLNKVVARLEEEKISLEARLKTLRSSLISLQTSFDSVSKQRDQAEMSSKMQATSITEHEKDKKDLQQVVVELKKQLKTDRAVKKESESKLKEFASTQVSLELDRNKFETKTKQLELQRKELEEEIVKVKTKLSHIESAHIKKDVEMLRLQQKLVTSQHLQLQTEEQLESLKEANKSLGSSYQLSQESEKLLLENIKQLESKLVQAQSDKKMLERKISNIQDALDLVKKGKDTLDQDFRLLTEDQLQTETERLQLREKVQELNLSLSDQEVSKVELSTQLQFTVMKLQEEEGSKQMIECRLSNLVRENLDMSAHLRQLESDLYTAKNEKLIANELCGSLEAELAHMKSSLHELRDEHRKLQSEYQDTAMQNTRLDAIITDQKRQKLEVNHSLVDSSRQNVELMRTMREMEKSMATRGREHQQKLQVMASQVNESQGKMRIHESKWSGREDGHQKTIKKLESKVGQLESKLSSTRKKKVAFLEKAQEHDKTIYDLRSTVQESITALATGIAHIPPASERESIKLNPSVSSHRWSPSPTSSASQSPSRYSYAYSYTPSPSRISAAEPAVLLTSTPRK is encoded by the exons ATGCTCAGTAGTAGAAGGAAAACAATGTCAGCAACAAACATTCTGCATCATGGATGTACAGATCCTCAAGTAGAGAGGCTAATTGAG AAACTGGAGGAGACGTGTGAAAGAGTGAGTAGAGATCAAGCCATCTCTGTGATGAGCAAGGACCCCACTGGCACCGGTGCCACCTACATTCCCATGAGGATACGAGAGATTGTCAAGGAAACACTGTCGTCAGTGAGGAGAGAAGATAACTCACTAGTTAGAGAGAATGTTCTCCTGCAGAAAGAACTGCAACGTGCAAAGACAGAGAACAAAGAGTTGGGAACTAAAAATAAT ATTGAACCATTGGagcaggaggtgggtgaactGAAGGCCCACAATGCAAATCTGCGGAAGACGTTGGAAGAGAAAGACGCTAACTATTCATTGCATTTGAGGGCCTACCAAGACGGAAAGCAGGAACAGGAGGCCATTATACAGACGCTACAGAGCCAG GTTGAAGAGTATGAGTTTCAATGCAATGAGCTGACGATTGAATTGGAGTCTCTTCCCCAGAAGGTTGGTCCCACAGAGCTAGAACATAGTGGGAGGAGTCTTGAAGATGAGCTAGTTCGGATACGCAATGACAGTCAGATCTGCGCCGAGAACCATCGCAAAGAGTTGAAGAAAACTGCGGATAAATTGGAGGAACAGCAAAAAAA GGTGGCGAAATTGGCAGTCAGCAATCAGACTCTCCGACAGCAGCTGGAGGAATCTCAGGACACAAACTCCCGACTATCGGAGGATGTGGAGCAGCTGACTGTTGGTTGGAGAGAGAGTCAGGAACGATTGAAGGGGCGTGAGGAACAATGGAAGAGTAGCTTGAAGAGGGAGAATCTCTCATCCCTAACCTCTCATCAACTAAGTTTGGTCCTGGCTAGAAGGGAAGCTTCTCAACTCAAGAAGACAATCTCTGCTCTTGGAACTTCAGTGAAAAG AGATTTAAGTATCACTCAGAGGGAACTGGCACTGGGTTGTAATCAGTTAAAGGCCTTCATTCAAGAGGAGACAGGCAAGCTCTCCCAAGACAATGACAGACTGGCTGCTTCTCTGGAAGCTAAACAGCAGAAGTGCTGTGAG TTGGCCAATGAGCTAGCTGAGCTGAAGATAGACTATGAAGTACTGAGTGCTAAGCATGAGTTGACGCGTGCAGAGCTTAAGAAGAAGGTTCAGAAAGCAAACACTTCcctcacagacacacagagCTCCTGTCTCCAGCAGATCAAAGCTATTGGGTCCCTGGAAGCATCTAACACTGACTTG GCAACAAAGAGAGCTCATCTCGACCACATGCTGCACGATGCCCAGCTCAGCAACTCCTCGCTGGAGAGGGAGGTCAAAGTTCTCAAGTCAGGAATTACTGAAATGGTTCAACTGTTGTCTGGCCCACCCTCTCACAGCAAACCAGGTCGTGTTATCAGTGGGAAGGGGAGACAACAGGACCCAGCTATGGTACCAGAG GTGAAGTTGTTTGACACTCCATATGACGTGGACCGAGTGAGGGAgtggggagtgggtgtggtcagacaCGAGGTGACCTCCAGAGACAACACTATacag TTGTTGAAGTCTGAGCTGGCTACAGTGCAGCTAACGGTGGATGAGCAGGCCAAGAGAATGAGTGAACTGGAGGAAGAGATTGGAGCTCACTCCTCCACTGGCAAGGTGACCAGGAGAGAACTGGACACTTG TAATGAGCTATTAGCTGAGCTGAACAAGAACAAGTTGGAGTTGGAGACTCAGTTGGAGCAAGCCATTAg TCAGAGGAAGGGGCTGGAGCGACAGTTTGAACAAAGTTCTGCCCGAGTCGATGCCCTCGTACACGACAAGGACAAGACTGGGACCAACACCTCTTCTCTGGAGGAGGCCAACAGACGCCTAAG ATTTGAGGTGGAACAAGCCAAGCAAGAGTTGCAGTTGGTGCAAATTGAtttgacaaacaaacaaaacgGTACACGAATGCTTGAACTCCAACTAAAGAATGTCGAGAAAGAAGCTGAACAACTTCGAGATAGGATTGCTCAACTGGAGGCTATAAAGTTAGGACAAGAAAAAGAAATGGCCGAACAAGTTCTCTCCATCGATACTCTCAAAATGGAGAAATCAACGTTGCAGAGGGAACTCAAACACTCGCAGGAATCGGAGGCAACAAGCGTCGGTACTCTGTATGAAGTTCAAGCCGTAAACAAAGAGCTGGAGCAGGAGAAACGACAACTGGTCAAATCTTTACAAAAGGTCACCGACAAACGAGTGAAGCTCGACGAAGAGAACGTTTATTTGGAGAAAATGAAAATGTCAAACGAAGACGAACTTGAAAAATTGAAAGACGAGCACAGTTATCTATCAGAACAAGTCGATGATCTGGATAAGAGTTTGGGAGAGACGGAATCCTCGAGAATGAGTGTGCAACAGGAGAGAGATCAACTGAAGCACGAGGTAGCCGTCCTCAACGACTCAGTGGGCAAGTGCAAGCAAGCCCTAGCCGAGGTTCAAATCCAACGTGGCAAACTCCACAACAGGATAGCCGTCATGGCTAAAGAGAAGGGTGACCTTATAACTGGGAAGGTGGAACTGAGTGCACAGGTGGTCAAACTGCAGGAAAATTTCCAAATGTCCAAGGAAAGGATCGCCTCCCTGCATATTATTAAAGACAGGCTGGAGAGCAAAGTAAACGATCTTGAAAAGAAGCTTGAAAATTCCGAAATATCCGTTCGATCACTGGAAGAAGAGAAGTTTCTACTTCAACAAGAGAAGCATGATCTTCAAGTTCAAAAAGACGAACTCGCTCAAGATAAAGACGAGGAAATCAGTATGCTAATTAAGCAGACAAATATTGAAGTACAGCACGAGAAAATGTTGTCTAAAACCCAGGGCGCCACTTTACAGAGTGCACTGCAGACTCAGACTGATGCCAGCCAAAGGGAGATCTCCACTCTCAAACAGACGCATGCAGATGAGGTGTCCTCTCTAGTACAGCAACACGACGAACTAGTGGGACAGATGAGGGAGGAGCTGGTCGTATTCGCAAAGGTCCATGATGCCGAGATGGTACGATACCAAAAGGACAAAGAAACGGCCGCATCTCGCTCTGACAAGGAGAGGGAGTTGAATAACGATCGTGTTACTAAACTACAAAAGATGCTCGATGATAAATCTGATGAAATGGTTCAACAGCAACGCCAATCTAACAATATGGCAAAAGAACAAAGA GCTCAGCTAGATGTGTCTAGTCTCAACGCTAATAGGCTGGAGACGGAATTGGTAGCCTCTGAGAAACGATTGTGGGACCTTCAGAACAAACTTGACGAAGTTACGAAGAAAGCAAACGAACAAATCGAATCGCTCAAGTCCGAACTAGATATTGTATCTCGTACACTCACTAAGCTTGAAGCTTCAAATGATGATGCTCAAATGACAATCAAGGGTCTGGAAAATCAAAACGCAGCTCTAGAGCGACAAGGTTTGGACACTCAGAGGCAATTAGATGCAACATTCGAAGAAAAGGAGCAGCTGGCAACTCAATGTCACTCACTGGAAAGAAGACTTCAATCAATGAATATAGAGCTATCCGGACTTAATGAAACTGCTCGGAATCTTCAAGACCAACTGTCGAGAACTGATGACGATCTAGCCGCAGCTAGCAAAGACGCTACGTCAACTCATCAAACATTGTCTTGCATTGAACAGGCACATTCCAAGCTTGTGTCTGAACATGTATTATTGCAGTCATCTCTCACTTCCTCTGAGAAAGACAACACAAGATTGAACATTGACTTGAAGAATGCTCGGGACAAAATGGATGAGCTAACGAAAGCAAAGGATGCTCTCACCGGTAAATTATCCGAACTCGAAAACAAGTACAAAATAAGTACAGAGAAATGTCAGCTCAAAGAGGATGAGGTCACTAGTATCAGGCAACGAGCAACCAACTTGGAGAAGGAAAAATATAAACTGTTATGTGATTTCTCAAAGGTGAAAGATGAGACGAAAATGCAAGGCAAACGAGATGAAGCCAAAATCTCTGAAAATGAACTAACTATCTCCAACTTGAAATCCCTCAAAGACAACCTTGAAGACGAGCTATCGTCCCTCCTGACGGCTTTGGAAACCTCGCAAGCAAATGGCCTAGACAAAGATACCAAACTGACCTCCATTAGCGAGCAAGCCTCCACCCTATCATCACAGCTGGAACAGAGCGACTCACAGCTCCAAGATATACAGCAAAGGCATGCACAAATACTGGGAGTGCTGGAGGGCACACTTGGTGTCAAACCTTCCGATAACTCAGACGTATTTAGTCCTTCTGCTCCAACTACTACAGTCAGCTTCTCACTGGCAACTTCACGGCCTGAGAGTGGGTTTGGTGATAGTATTTCTAGCCCTCTTCAATCTCTTGGGGACAGCTTTGACGAAGACGACCATTCTGCAGTACCCTCAAAACTATCCTCTACAAAAATTGACCCCACCATGATTCGTGACGCTATACTCGAGCTTCAGAAGAAGGTGATGGTGGCAGAGAGGACAAAACACGAAGCTCTTGCCAGTGCAGCAAAGTTAAATAAAGTTGTTGCTCGACTAGAGGAAGAGAAAATATCGCTAGAGGCTAGATTGAAGACCCTTCGTTCCTCACTTATTTCATTGCAAACCAGTTTCGATTCTGTCTCAAAGCAAAGGGACCAGGCGGAAATGTCCTCCAAAATGCAGGCCACCTCAATAACTGAGCACGAGAAGGACAAGAAAGACCTACAACAAGTGGTTGTCGAATTGAAAAAACAGTTGAAAACGGATCGGGCAGTAAAGAAGGAAAGCGAAAGCAAGCTGAAAGAATTCGCTAGCACTCAAGTCAGCTTGGAGCTGGATCGCAATAAGTTCGAGACAAAGACGAAACAACTTGAGCTACAGAGAAAGGAGCTGGAGGAAGAAATTGTGAAAGTGAAAACAAAACTATCTCATATTGAAAGTGCTCACATCAAGAAAGACGTTGAGATGTTACGATTGCAGCAGAAATTAGTGACGAGTCAGCATCTACAATTGCAGACTGAAGAGCAGCTGGAATCACTGAAAGAAGCAAATAAAAGTTTAGGGTCATCGTACCAGTTGTCACAAGAGAGTGAAAAACTGTTGCTGGAAAATATCAAACAGCTTGAGTCTAAGCTCGTTCAAGCTCAAAGCGACAAGAAAATGCTTGAAAGGAAGATTTCCAATATACAAGATGCCCTTGATTTAGTTAAGAAAGGGAAGGATACTCTCGATCAAGATTTCCGATTGCTAACAGAAGACCAGTTGCAGACTGAAACAGAGCGTCTTCAATTACGGGAGAAAGTTCAAGAATTGAATCTATCACTGTCTGACCAGGAAGTTAGCAAGGTTGAGCTGTCCACACAACTGCAGTTCACTGTGATGAAACTACAGGAGGAAGAAGGTAGCAAGCAGATGATCGAATGTCGTCTTTCAAACCTTGTACGCGAGAACTTGGACATGAGTGCCCACCTACGTCAACTGGAGAGTGACCTGTACACCGCTAAAAATGAGAAGCTGATTGCAAACGAGTTGTGCGGAAGTCTTGAAGCCGAGCTAGCGCACATGAAGAGCAGTCTACACGAGTTAAGGGACGAGCACAGGAAGTTGCAGAGTGAGTACCAAGACACAGCCATGCAGAATACTCGATTGGACGCCATTATCACCGACCAGAAGAGACAGAAGTTAGAGGTGAATCACAGCCTCGTTGATAGCTCTCGACAGAACGTTGAATTGATGAGGACAATGAGAGAGATGGAGAAGAGCATGGCCACCAGGGGGAGAGAACACCAACAGAA ATTGCAGGTGATGGCCAGTCAGGTGAACGAGAGCCAGGGGAAGATGAGGATACACGAGTCTAAATGGAGTGGGAGGGAGGACGGTCACCAGAAGACCATCAAAAAACTGGAATCTAAG GTTGGCCAGCTCGAGAGCAAGCTGAGTAGCACAAGGAAGAAGAAAGTTGCGTTCCTCGAAAAGGCCCAAGAACATGACAAGACAATCTACGATCTCCGCTCCACTGTTCAAGAGTCTATCACCGCACTAGCCACCGGTATCGCTCATATCCCCCCCGCCAGCGAGAGAGAGTCGATCAAACTCAACCCCTCAGTGAGTAGCCATCGTTGGTCACCGTCTCCAACCTCGTCGGCCAGTCAGAGCCCCAGCAGATACAGCTATGCCTACAGCTACACGCCCAGCCCCTCGAGGATCTCCGCGGCAGAGCCAGCCGTGCTCCTAACCAGTACTCCTAGAAAGTAA
- the LOC135334021 gene encoding G-protein coupled receptor 157-like → MSLSNVSHYNCPREFNCSNLNLSSFDIGTSPTYASIVTSSLSCVGSLLILLAYWILKEMRTTAQKIITLLSITDLLTAAGYLLAAWNFLAHFNEMDKTECDTFKTVCEVQSFITTWSTLCSFGWTVALALHFYLVVRVCKQEHISKLLIIENIVIWSLPTVIVVSLLATKSLGYTRYATSNWCYVTDTKYPSSDLQDNGVTIVLMLVAGNLWEILSYIAVIALYTLTRREYANKIRARADNQNHPGVERRLLLIPIVFILLRMWGTIQFFFSIATSDLNQEGCVPSWVAAVYHVLGILQAIGDGGQGWGNALLYIFLSSTMRHELFCSACERMVLCPDKNDRTTIANYSSSAVNISWRTNEKKPLLKNKSATSSKNIRYTESRP, encoded by the exons ATGTCCTTGTCAAATGTCTCCCATTATAATTGCCCTAGAGAGTTCAACTGCAGCAACCTGAACCTGTCTAGCTTTGACATTGGTACAAGTCCCACATATGCCTCGATTGTGACCTCCTCTCTCTCTTGTGTGGGCTCGCTCCTCATTCTACTAGCCTACTGGATTCTCAAGGAGATGCGAACCACTGCACAGAAGATCATCACTCTTCTCTCAATCACCGACCTACTCACGGCTGCCGGGTATCTACTGGCCGCGTGGAACTTCCTGGCCCATTTCAACGAGATGGATAAAACGGAATGCGATACATTTAAAACAGTTTGTGAAGTTCAAAGTTTTATAACCACATGGTCTACATTATGCTCATTCGGATGGACAGTTGCTTTAGCGTTACATTTCTACCTCGTTGTGCGTGTCTGCAAGCAAGAGCATATCTCCAAACTTCTTATAATAGAAAACATTGTCATCTGGTCTCTGCCTACTGTGATAGTTGTGTCCCTCCTGGCTACAAAGAGCCTTGGTTACACTAGATACGCCACGTCTAATTGGTGCTATGTTACCGACACTAAGTATCCCTCCTCCGATCTACAGGATAATGGGGTCACCATAGTACTCATGCTCGTAGCCGGTAACTTGTGGGAGATACTTAGTTACATCGCTGTGATTGCTCTGTACACTCTAACCAGGAGAGAATACGCCAATAAG ATACGAGCCAGGGCAGACAATCAAAACCACCCAGGCGTTGAGAGACGACTGCTACTCATTCCCATTGTGTTCATTCTCCTCCGAATGTGGGGGACCATTCAGTTCTTCTTCTCTATAGCGACCTCTGACCTTAACCAGGAGGGCTGTGTACCGTCCTGGGTGGCCGCTGTGTACCATGTGCTGGGTATACTGCAG gcgatAGGTGATGGTGGCCAAGGCTGGGGCAATGCTCTACTGTACATCTTCCTCTCCTCTACGATGAGACACGAGTTGTTCTGTAGTGCGTGTGAGAGAATGGTACTGTGCCCTGATAAGAACGACCGGACGACGATAGCCAACTACTCGTCTAGTGCAGTCAATATTTCATGGCGTACCAACGAGAAAAAGCCTCTACTCAAGAACAAGAGTGCTACATCATCAAAAAACATTCGTTATACAGAATCTAGACCTTag
- the LOC135334019 gene encoding uncharacterized protein LOC135334019 translates to MKGMKLSSSYGMNIVLAKDYKTATKKEGKYNHATVCSKESLNPGQPFQFEIGYGGDYDGCVQFGLTSVPPDRATRYEYASQHLQGQSFIMSTDFADTTWLFVGGKKVLRVPLADLQDLSSASVMYTQAGSIHITLNHSGVLTPLLIKLPSSLCPLPPLYGVIDLYGKCNQATLVEKVMKENQLPNIFEVLEEDVHHVSEELRKKEIKIHPEEYSQKLHSDPVSDVSSAQNSFQQILPSGNGIGSESLPSTQTSQLIDHHTLSEEASQRIPSVSTRVRAPKPPCSSGYLELCRRFLKQTETAQLKDCYFDQHFDKCYCDSCSSVRGDATISGRGSARYAIPKGWAMFGLILNNRARIIDDKNLFVKGLKAYHGTQVCNLKSIIEDSGGLLIPGTLVSDVQKVEQPRGHFNESWRPAHHDPHQIFLSPSIEYASHREVYAKSTEYRDEVTGVCYRGKVCLKVLVEPGAHKVSTQTTTNTGQQIDALFSNSELEWCVKAHTQVHLYGLLVKLVKS, encoded by the exons ATGAAGGGCATGAAGCTATCTAGCAGCTATGGCATGAACATTGTCCTAGCCAAGGACTACAAGACTGCCACCAAGAAAGAGGGAAAATACAACCATGCAACAGTATGCTCCAAAGAATCTCTGAACCCTGGCCAACCATTTCAG TTTGAGATTGGTTATGGCGGTGATTATGACGGGTGTGTGCAGTTTGGACTCACGTCTGTGCCCCCTGACAGAGCCACCCGATACGAGTACGCCAGCCAACACTTACAAGGGCAGAGCTTTATCATGTCTACAGACTTTGCCGATACTACTTGGCTCTTTGTTGGAGGAAAA AAAGTACTTCGAGTCCCTCTGGCTGACCTGCAGGACCTCTCATCTGCTAGTGTGATGTACACACAAGCTGGCTCAATACACATCACCCTGAACCACAGTGGAGTCCTCACACCACTCCTGATCAAGCTCCCCTCATCTCTGtgtcccctcccccctctgtaCGGTGTCATTGACCTCTACGGAAAGTGCAACCAGGCAACTCTCGTTGAAAAAGTAATGAAAGAGAATCAGTTGCCAAATATTTTTGAGGTTTTGGAAGAAGATGTGCATCATGTTAGTGAAGAGCTGAGAAAGAAAGAGATAAAGATTCATCCTGAGGAATATTCTCAGAAATTACACTCTGACCCTGTCAGTGATGTATCAAGCGCACAAAACTCGTTTCAACAGATATTGCCCTCAGGAAATGGCATCGGCTCTGAATCCCTCCCAAGTACACAGACCTCACAGCTCATCGACCACCACACTCTGAGTGAAGAGGCATCTCAGAGGATCCCAAGTGTATCTACAAGAGTCCGTGCCCCCAAGCCTCCTTGCAGCAGTGGCTACCTTGAACTTTGTAGACGGTTCTTGAAGCAGACTGAGACAGCACAGTTGAAAG ATTGTTATTTTGACCAGCATTTCGACAAGTGCTACTGTGATAGCTGTTCGTCTGTCCGAGGGGATGCCACTattagtgggcgtggcagTGCACGTTATGCCATTCCCAAAGGATGGGCCATGTTCGGATTAAT TTTAAACAATCGAGCCAGGATTATAGATGACAAGAACTTGTTTGTGAAAGGCCTCAAGGCATATCACGGAACTCAAGTATGCAATCTGAAGTCTATAATCGAGGACAGTGGCGGGCTTTTAATACCAG GAACTCTGGTGTCAGACGTACAAAAGGTTGAGCAACCTCGTGGCCACTTTAACGAGAGCTGGAGACCCGCTCATCATGACCCTCACCAGATATTCCTATCTCCCTCTATAGAGTACGCCTCACATCGCGAGGTCTATGCCAAAAGCACCGA GTACAGAGATGAGGTCACTGGTGTTTGCTATCGTGGCAAGGTCTGCTTGAAGGTGCTGGTGGAACCAGGTGCACACAAGGTCTCCACACAGACCACCACCAACACAGGACAGCAAATTGATGCTCTATTTAGTAACTCTGAACTGGAGTGGTGTGTCAAAGCACATACTCAAGTACATTTGTACGGGCTCTTAGTGAAGCTAGTTAAatcctag